The sequence CTCATCATccccatggttttaaattgcggatgCGGTTGCGGATGCGGGTTGCGGCTATTGCGGGTGTTGCGATGCGGAATGCGGTCGTTGCGGCGTGAATTCatatttatgaatataaaaactgatattttattatttattttcgatTTCACATATTTTCGATTTCCTctctaaattttcatatatatctCATTAATAATTCGCCACCCTTTGGAATATAACTAAtccttttaaaatatatcttaaatCTAAGATGTAATTAAAAAAGAATGTAGACCAATTAATTTTTGCGAGGATTGCATAATCTCTTGCGGCCTGATGCGGTCTGATGCGGCTTGATGCGGCCGATGCGGTGTTATGATGtggtttttattgtgatttgcaatcacaccgcaattgcggccTGATGCGGATGCAGACACTACCGCAACCGCAATATTGCGGCCGCATCAAGTGATACggtccgcaatttaaaaccatgatcaTCACTACAACATATAATATACTTTATGATAAAACTTTCACCTCAACCAACAAAACATTCAAGATAAAATTCTTGGGCGGaccacattttattttatttttttataaatacaacCTATTCCTTTAGTAATAGATAACAATAGACAAGAAAAATTGTGAAGGGATCGTATTTCGAATCTCGGCTCATgttgtttttactttttattttttatttttcaattggcgtatttcaaattttttattactAAATCAATCAAAACAAACTTATTCCCTCAATTGTAAGAAACAATTGATAGAAAATGTGGCTCATGGACCAATCttcaaatctcattttttttccttttgagttttactttttttttttaattggtgcattttttataaaatagagcAGTTGTTATAGACAGTGGTGTCGGTTACTGGCGACGGCAATTGTAATGTTGTGATCAAAGGTGATATGAATATTATAAATGGTGTATCATACTTTAGAAAAGATAGTTGTTCTAgtgattaattaattagttagccTTGTATGATTTAGTTACTATTCAGTTTCTAGTTAGCTTCCCTAGTTAATAGTTATTCGGTGTGTAAGTAACATGTAAGTGGAAAATTTTTTTAATCAGTTATATAAAATTAGAACATCAACATTTATTTGTTGAAAATATAATTTCAGAATAAAAATTGCCGTTCTTATCACCTTGATTTGGAATTTTCAAAGATGAGTGATTTGATATTCTTCTATATCTCACACTTCCATTCACAATTCTCAATGGGACAAATTATTATTCATGACTCCGTTGGAGGAAACAATGAGAGCCATCAGATTCATCCTACGGCTGTCCGCATCTCTTTTACATTTCAATAACAAACAAACCCCCTATAAAAGGAGGCAAAACGCAAATATGAGCTACTAACTCACTTTTCTCTCGCTTACTTGAATTaacatgattaaatttaacttatatAAATGCACATATTTGGGGAATAATTTGGATTGTATATTTTTAGCATCTAATTGCAAATGGGATGAAATGGATTCTATCATGTtacattccatttcatccattatTTACAAATTCAAACAATAGAATCTAATTAGTTACCACAACATTCCTTTCTATTCCATATATATCACcgatccaaacataccctaaaaAAACGTCAAAAGCATCAATAATTAGTGGagtagaaaataaattaattgaaacaAAATGATCATAGATAAAAAGAAAAGCGGAAGATTCTAAGAAGAAAAAACAAGTAAGCACTTATCCAGAATATAATCATTAATAAAAGAGAGAATAAAGGCCATATAATTGAAATTGAATAAATACTTTGCGTTATTCTCACGCTTCTTCAACTAAATTACATGGAAAAGATTCCATtatcaatatatttataaatattcaatataTCATCACAAGCAAGAAAGATATATCAACATGGGAAGCAATCTTCAAGCTGCTAATCGTCTCAGTAAGGGAAATTTTCCAAGCTATCATGAACAACTGGGAAGTAATGGTGCCATTGATGTGACCAAAATAGAGCATGAAGCCGTAAATGGCCATACCGGTGAAGTATTCGATATCATGAAATGGAACGCATCTTACACTATCGACAATTCAAAATGTATACTCGATCTACGAACAGTTTCAAACAAAGATGGTAAAATGAATAGTGTATCCTTCCAAGTCGGTGACGAAATGTATTCAGATGGAAACATTTGGTTTGCAGTAGAGAGAGACAAAACTTTACTTAACTCGGCCACACCTCCGATCAAGTTAAACGGAGCCTTCAAAAATTGTAAGCAAAAGAATAACAAGACTACTAACACTGCAGGTTTTGTTAATGAAACATGTGTTTATCTTTATGGAAGTGGAAGCAAGAATGGTTTTCTTGTGTTGGAAGAAATGAGAAAGAGCGGAAATAATGAAAAGCCTCGTAAGGTAACTGTGGCACACTATTATGCGGTTAGTAATACTAGTAGGAATGTTTTTAGTCAAAATAAAATCGATATCGGTCTTTCTGTGATTGTAAGGATTCAGCTATCTAGTGAAGCTGGTTTGGATATTAGAGTGCATGGACCTGTTCAACACCCTGCTAGAGCATTGAATTCCATGTTTTATGATGTGATGAAAACCGGGATATGGAAGCTCACAAAATGCTCTCATTGTGCTAATATGGTAAGCAACCATGGCGATTCAGAGAGTGAAGATTACGATGATGACGCTCTGTCATTACATGTTTATGGTGGTAAAAAATATTCCACAAGCATTATAGACAATGGTGGTGTGGTTAATGGAAACAATAATGGTAATATGCATGTGGAGAATTTTTATTATATCAGGAAAAAGTATTAGGTTTGTGACCAAATAAGATGTTGTATTTAGGGTTTGTATTTGTAACATATCATTCCTGCACTCCTTTGATTATTATATGTTTATGAAAAGATTTTATAAAAAGATTTTATAAGCAGTATTTATAGGATATGATTCccttatatatttaaataattcaacCTTGCTTATGAATAACGCTtctatatatctatatatttGCTATATATATGGCCTCAGGAACATCATacaatagcaaaaaaaaaaaaatgaaggcaCTTGTTAGCTAAAGTTTCCAGTTCTTTTATTATCATCCTTACTGACCTTGCTATATAGTAATTAAGGTATGATTCTTCATATTTTCGACATCGGTTAATTTGGAGTTTTTCTCTATAACTTTCTATTTTCATACACAACATGTTGGTAGTCAATTATTCTTTCTTGTACATAGTTTTGAATTGCAATCCAGAACTACAAATGCGGCCACATATTGGCGATGTGGTCTGCATCAAGCTGCAATTGCAATGTGAATTAAAATTACATCTGAGACTAcatcaaatataataaaaattcttAACTATAAGCATTTTTCAAGTgtgcatttaaaatattttcaataaataTTCACGCCGCAATATCCATCCCAAGACAAACAATGTTTGCAATCGTATCATCTGCAATCGCTACCGCATCCACTAGCAGAACCACAATTTAAAATCACGCTCCTGCAAATTTACTCAATCTAATTTATTGAATTATTTATCGCAGATATTCGAATGGGAAATAGCGCTCTCGGTGGAAGTTTATGCAATGGCATGAATTTTCCATGCCAATTAAAGTTAGGAAGGCATGTGGCTATTAAAGTAATAAAGAAAAAAGAGAGTAAgttagaagatgaagatgaagaagaagatgaagatgaagatgaagatgaagaagaagatgtagaTGACGATgacgatgaagatgaagatggagatgacgatgaagatgaagatgaggatgaagACGTAGATGATGAGAAAAAGAtagaagatgaagataaaaatGAGATACCAAATAACTTAACTAAGGTAACATACACAGTAAGTGATTGGTCAAAATGTGAACTGGAGTATAGGGAGAGTAATAATTGCAACATTGCATCATTCAATCTACGTGATTATAATAAAAACTTAGAGATCCATAATCACTTTACAATTAGAAAAGTTGAACCTAATTACCTTGAAACATCTGACTTCGAGCCCAAGTTCAACTATTCAAGGGGAGACTTTGAAGTTACGAGACTCAAATCAACTTTTGACTGGAGCAAGTCCGGTAATGAATGGCGTGGTTTTACTGAATCGAGTTTTCTCTTTTATCACACTGAAGGAACAAATAGAGGTCTCGTTGTCGTGGAGCGAAAGAAAAAGAGTAAAGATGAAAAGCCCTTTATGGTGACTGTGGCACACTACTATTTTATTCATGATTTTTATGTAAATCTGTTTAAGATTGATATTGGCCTTTCGGTTATAGTAAAGGTTGAATCAATAAAAAATGAGGGTTTGTATTCTACGTTGGAAGGTCCGACACAACATCCCGCTTCAGCATTAATTTATATGATGGAAGAAGTAAGAAGAACTGGAATTTGGAAGCCTTCAACTTGTCCTCATtgtgccactcttgaagagcagCAATCTTCAAGAGCAAAAGGGTCATTTAGTCGAAAGGCTATTAATAACGACGGAACTTTTAACGGTAATGGTAGCGGCAATATGATCCAGGGAGACTTTAACCAATTTACTATATATAGAAagtaataaaatgaaataattaactgttaaggttatctctaacaaaTGCCCACTGATCATTACGTTTTTATTTATTCACAATGCAAGAAAAGGATACAGCTAGTATGTACACTGGAACGAAACTGTAAACAACAAAGAAAGTAATTCAAATACACTAGGCAGTCTTTTGTTATATTATGCTTGAACATTATTGTGCTACCCTTAGCagttaattatttcattttattattttctatatatAGTAAACTGGTTAAAGTCTCCCTGGATCATATTGCCGCAACCATTACCGTTAAAAGTTCCGTCATTATTAATAGCTCTTCTGCTAAATGACCCTTTTGCTCTTGAAGATAGCTTCTCTTGAAGATACTTGATGTCTTCATCATCATTCTCAGTCTCAGTCGCAACCTTCTGTTCGTACTCATCATGATCAGTATTGTACAATCTACTATGAGTTTCATATGGGCGCATGGTCCAGAaccatatttttgtttttgatactTCTTTAAACATTTGAAGCAATTCCAAAGAAAGGTGCTCATAAGGGCCTTTTATTGTAACATCCAAATCATTATTTAACACTCTAATATCTACCTCCATTGAAAGACCAACTTCATATTTCTTTGGACTCATAAAACTATTCTTAATATAAGCATAGTAATGTGCCACAGTCACTACAAAAGGTTTCTCAAATCCTCTCTTTGTCTTCTGCTCCACTACAATTAGATTCCCTGTATTTTTACTCCCATGGTATATAACATTTGTTTTCGTAAGCCCTCCCCAACAATTCGTGATCTCATTAAAAaaacttgttccgcaagtttttCCAAAGTCACCTATTTGATTAAGAAGATCTTTGTTTTTAGCTCTACCGATAACAAATGTAGCTAAACTCGGTACATTGAAATGGAATTGTAAGAGCTTCATACTACCATCTTTGCCATATGATTTCTTCAAGAGGAGTTGAACATTTTTACTACTACCTATGCAGTATGACACATTCCAATTTTCAACTTTTCCTTCTCCAGAGATTTGATCTTGATCTTTTCTAAATTGGATGCTAGCATTAGTTCCGACATTTATGTATTGGTTAAGAGGAAAACTATTTCCCAtggaaatataaaaataattgcaCAAGAATTAATTGAATACTACCTAGGACCATATATATGAATTCAATGAAGATGGCATCCAATTCTGTTCCTAAGAGAAATATGGCATCTAATTCCAATTCATAAAGCGGATTTTTTCGGTCAAACTCGGGGTTGGGTGGATGGTGTTCTTTGGAGTTTATATCAAGTTATCAACTACAAGTTCTATGGTAAGATGCTGAATCGGATCAATGCTAGAAAGAGGAATGTTTTGAATTAATCAACTCATGCACAATGAGCCAAGATATGTCAACAAAACAAAATTCTTGATATACAAGAGGATTTTCTGCCAAAGGTGAAGCATAATCTAATCAAATCAAAATAACTTTGAACCCAATTCCGTCCCAAAAGTGAATTAGTGGTGTAGAAGATAAGATCGACAAGAATTAGATGCCCTCTAATAATCTTCATTGGAATAATGCTTAATTAATCCTCTTTCATTTTAAATGAATTGATTCTATTTTCTGTGTATTTATACATTTTTTCATATGGACATTATCAACCTAAGAGTGCAAAGCAAACAACCGCATAGTGCAGTGCAACTTTTACAATAGTCCTAAAAATTAGGTATCTTCAACTTCAAGTCTCCACTTTTGATattaagtaaaatatttttttaaagaaatatatatCTAGAGGTGAGATCTAGCTTTCGCTTAATATGAATTATGTATTTTTCTTTGATACTGTTGTACTAATTTAGTTTTTCAGATTGATACTGCTTCTCTTCTGCTATCCTGTTTACAATTCCTTTAACAATTGCTTTGAACTTTGGTAGCATATTCTGGCCTTTTTTTATCTATATATTTAGTTGctatacaaaaaataaattttacataGAAATGTTACTGAATTTTTAAGAGAATGATGAATTTGTACGTATAATCATAGTTTCAAATTGCGGTTGCGGTCACTGTAGTTGCGGTTATTGCAGCTACTGTAACGCAGATTGCGGGCAGCGTGAATTTATTTTTTAGAGCATAAAATATTATACtttattatttactttatatTTCATATATCTTTCAATTTGTCTATAAAAAACGAACAAACATATTTTACCTCTAGatatatatttctttaaaaaaatatatatctataAAAAACGAACAAACATATTTTACCTCTAGATATATATATCATTAATAATGCGGTCGTTGTGGTGTTATGATGCAGTTTTTAATAAGATTTACGATCACATCGCAATTGCGGCCTGTAGCGGATGCAGGCACTAATAACGCAACTGCAATATTGCGGCCGCATTAGATGATGCAGTCCGCAATTTAAAACTATGCGTATAATACCCTTTAGTATATTCCTAAATCTTCAAGAGATGTTAAGAAACATTTCTTTTGACTGCAGTAACATTGTGATCATTTATGATATATTGCTCCTATTATAATTCTTATTTACCGAATTTGTGTTGCAGCTATACATCATAATTCGACATGGGAAATAGTCTCAACGGGGTTAGTCTCTTCGGCGACGACATGAATTATCCATGCCATGTACAACTAGGAAGATATGCATCCATCGGTGTGACAAAAACAAAGGACAAAAATGCTAATTACGATGATGATCAACTTCCGAATGTGACCAAGATGTTATATGTCGTAGGTGAGTCGTCCAAATGTGAACTCAAATTGGAGACAAGTTTTCACATGGATTGTAAAATGGCATCCTTATCTCTTCTTGATGTAGACAATCCTCCTTTAACCTTTGAtgctaaaattaaaataagaaaagctGAGACGGGGTATGTTCAGATTATTAGTTCTGATATCAGCTTTGGTTcaagtgaagaagatgaaaaagatgaagaaatgatCCATTCCTTTTGGGGTTTTCGTGATTGCAACAGAACCATCAATGCATGGGGAGGTGTCACGGAATTAAGAACCCATCTCTATGGTAAAGGAAGGAGGGGAGGTCTTCTTGTTATAGAGACTAAGAAAAAGAGTATAAATGATCCTAGACCCTATATGGTGACTGTGGTACACTATTTTGCAGTTGATGACGGGAATTTTTTCCGCCAAAAAATGGACATTGGCCTTTCTGTGGTCGTAAAGATTCAAGCATCCGATTATTTGGGATTGAAAATTAATGTTGAAGGCCCAGAGAAACACCCTAGTTCGTCATTGTTTTACATGTTTGATGAAGTGAGAAAATGTAATGGTGCGTGGAAGCCTAGTTTGTGTCCTCATTGTGCAAAACTTCAGAAGCAGCGTAAGTCCTCCTCGCAGACGTCTGAGAGTGAAGACAATGGTTATTTACCATCGAGACATGTACATGGTAGAGGTTATAACCAGAAGTCAGAAAGTGTGATTACCAATGAATCTTACGTTAAGGGGAATTATGCTGGTAGTTTGTTTGGGAAGTATTTCCATTTTTATAAAAACTGAAATATGTAATCCTGTaatatgaagagaaagaaaatattggtaataataaaataaagaggtATGTTTATTAATAAAGATGGGTACCATACCTAACTCATGTGtagtcaataataataataaggaaagtgcttattagtaagaaaaagtaaaaacaagaaaaGCAAGAATAAATCTTAACCATTCTTTATCACAACTATCTCATAATccctattaaaaaagaaatttacttaataataaattaaaaattatccaCTAAATTAATGACACATGTACATTCTTGTGTTTCTGGTTCAAAAtccttcgtactaaatagcattactcTAATAATAAACCATATTTGTAACCAAGTAcgttttaaaatatttgtaagtAAATTTCTGTATTCCACACCCCCTTGTCTTATAACTCTCATAACAAAGGATAGGTAGAAAAACACTTGTacattgcattctcatttttaTGTCTTTTAATCACTAATATGTGCATCTGTATGCATTATAATATGAAACAAGTGCCCgtcaaaaaaaaatatgaaacaaGTACAAAAGCTACTTATAGTTGAAGTAGAGAGCATATTCTCTAATAGTCCATTGAACTTGGATCTCTAACAAACTCCTAACTGCGACATTTTATTTAAGGAAAACTTTCTTGACAAACCACTATCTAACTTTATATAGGAGAAAAGAGTGAGTAAGTTAGTGATTTAACTAATTTGTAAGTCCTTTTTCATATATCCAAGTTTATACATGTGAAATTTCACATAAGAGTATGACAAAGGAATAAAACCCTATCTTTCTCtttccctttccaaaaccctATCTTTCTCTTTTCCTCAACCTTCAAATTCCCTCATGGATCCACTTCCATTCGCCGATTTCGCAACGAACCCATCAAACCCCTATTATCCTCATCCCAATGAGAACCTTTCACTCGTCCTCGTCACTCCTCTTCTCAACCATGACAACTATAACTCCCGGTGTCGCGCTATGAAGGTTTCGCTAATCTCAAAGAACAAGCTTCGCTTTGTAGATGGCACATTTTCTCAGCCTTCTCCTGGTAAGTCTCTTTATGATCCATGGTTGAGCTGTAATAATATGGTTTTATCTTGGCTACAACATCTCATTTCAGAAACCATTGTGCAATCTGCCTTATGGATTGACAATGCTCATGACGTATGGACGAATTTGGAAAACCGTTTCTCTCAAGGAGATATCTTCAAAATTTCTGATCTGCAAAATACTCTGACCAATTTTCAACAGGGCACTTTAGATGTTTCTAACTACTTCACAAAACTCACATCTTTATGGGAGCATATTGATTCTTTACGCCCGACCCGCGATTGTACGTGTGTTATCCCTTGCATATGTGGTGCCGCATCGGACCTTCGCAAGTATAAGATTCAGGATCGCATCATAAATTTTTTGAAGGGACTCAATAAATCTTTTTCCATCATTTGCTCTAAGATTTTCCTTATTAGTCATTTGCCCTCTCTTGACAAGACCTTTTCAATGGTTCTTGGACAGGAACGACGATCAACCACTCTCAGCTTgctgaacatatccaactgctcagctaacactttgtcttcaatcatcttgaatgaatacaaagcttgcttcaggtagagtcgatttaccagtgattttgtcatgtacaaactttcaagtttcgtccATAACCCTGacgccgtcgtctcctttgatacctgtctgagaaccttctcaccaaggctcaacaaaattgcgttgtgtgctttctcgattaTAGTCGTTGTCTCCGCTGCcattaatgcagcattcatggttgcctctcccttcaacgcttccaagcaacctttctaaaccagtagggctttcatcttcaagcgccacagaccgaattCATTCACTCctgtgaacttttcaatctcatactttgttgaatgcatcttctccatgctcaccgcaccaatttgttgggAATTTAATGCCAATaaaaaagtataaaacaagggatgaataaagaac comes from Vicia villosa cultivar HV-30 ecotype Madison, WI unplaced genomic scaffold, Vvil1.0 ctg.001801F_1_1, whole genome shotgun sequence and encodes:
- the LOC131636655 gene encoding uncharacterized protein LOC131636655; its protein translation is MGNSALGGSLCNGMNFPCQLKLGRHVAIKVIKKKESKLEDEDEEEDEDEDEDEEEDVDDDDDEDEDGDDDEDEDEDEDVDDEKKIEDEDKNEIPNNLTKVTYTVSDWSKCELEYRESNNCNIASFNLRDYNKNLEIHNHFTIRKVEPNYLETSDFEPKFNYSRGDFEVTRLKSTFDWSKSGNEWRGFTESSFLFYHTEGTNRGLVVVERKKKSKDEKPFMVTVAHYYFIHDFYVNLFKIDIGLSVIVKVESIKNEGLYSTLEGPTQHPASALIYMMEEVRRTGIWKPSTCPHCATLEEQQSSRAKGSFSRKAINNDGTFNGNGSGNMIQGDFNQFTIYRK